One Georgenia wutianyii DNA segment encodes these proteins:
- the sucB gene encoding 2-oxoglutarate dehydrogenase, E2 component, dihydrolipoamide succinyltransferase: MSDSVQMPALGESVTEGTVTRWLKNEGDRVEVDEPLLEVSTDKVDTEVPSPFAGVLEKILVQEDETVDVGTELAVIGSGEGGGDAAPAEAEQPAAQEEQPAEPEQQEQPAQDEQPSEQEVAQEAKSQASSGSSGSGEGQAVQMPALGESVTEGTVTRWLKSEGEQVEVDEPLLEVSTDKVDTEVPSPYAGVLSKILVQEDETVDVGTDLAIIGGESGGSDSGESAPAVEETPQAEQQQTEEPSEERAEQHQDAATSTAPAEEAAPQAEPEQPKAPAQEASTTPAPSRPSAAETAKASYVTPIVRKLAKEKGVDLDSLQGTGVGGRVRKEDVLAAAEKAAQAAAPAAAAAPSSAPKAPTTVPEVSPLRGTTEKMSRLRKVIAKRMVESLDTSAQLTTVIEVDVTRIAKLRARAKNSFQEREGVKLTYLPFFIKAATEALKAHPALNASIDGDQVVYHGEENIGIAVDTPRGLLVPVIKEAGDLTIAGISKRVADLAARTRDNKVKPDELGGSTFTITNLGSNGALFDTPIINQPEVAILGVGAIVKRPVVVTDTDGNETIGIRSMVYLPLTYDHRLVDGADAGRFMQTIKKRLEEGAFEAELGL, translated from the coding sequence ATGTCCGACTCCGTGCAGATGCCCGCCCTGGGCGAGTCCGTCACCGAGGGAACCGTCACCCGCTGGCTGAAGAACGAGGGGGACCGCGTCGAGGTCGACGAGCCCCTGCTCGAGGTGTCGACCGACAAGGTCGACACCGAGGTGCCCTCGCCGTTCGCCGGCGTGCTGGAGAAGATCCTCGTCCAGGAGGACGAGACGGTCGACGTCGGCACCGAGCTCGCCGTCATCGGCTCCGGTGAGGGTGGCGGCGACGCCGCCCCGGCCGAGGCCGAGCAGCCCGCCGCGCAGGAGGAGCAGCCCGCCGAGCCCGAGCAGCAGGAGCAGCCCGCGCAGGACGAGCAGCCCTCCGAGCAGGAGGTCGCCCAGGAGGCCAAGTCGCAGGCGTCCTCCGGCTCCTCCGGCTCCGGTGAGGGCCAGGCCGTGCAGATGCCCGCCCTCGGCGAGTCCGTCACCGAGGGCACCGTCACCCGCTGGCTCAAGAGCGAGGGTGAGCAGGTCGAGGTGGACGAGCCGCTGCTCGAGGTCTCGACCGACAAGGTCGACACCGAGGTGCCCTCGCCCTACGCCGGCGTGCTGAGCAAGATCCTCGTCCAGGAGGACGAGACCGTCGACGTCGGCACCGACCTCGCCATCATCGGCGGAGAGTCCGGCGGCTCGGACTCCGGTGAGTCGGCTCCGGCCGTGGAGGAGACCCCGCAGGCCGAGCAGCAGCAGACCGAGGAACCGTCCGAGGAGCGCGCCGAGCAGCACCAGGACGCGGCGACCTCGACGGCTCCCGCCGAGGAGGCCGCTCCGCAGGCCGAGCCCGAGCAGCCGAAGGCCCCGGCGCAGGAGGCGTCCACCACCCCGGCGCCCTCGCGCCCGAGCGCTGCCGAGACGGCGAAGGCGTCCTACGTGACGCCGATCGTCCGCAAGCTCGCCAAGGAGAAGGGGGTCGACCTCGACTCCCTCCAGGGCACCGGCGTCGGCGGGCGGGTCCGCAAGGAGGACGTCCTCGCCGCCGCGGAGAAGGCTGCCCAGGCCGCCGCCCCCGCCGCCGCTGCCGCGCCGTCGTCCGCCCCCAAGGCGCCGACGACCGTCCCGGAGGTCTCCCCGCTGCGCGGCACCACCGAGAAGATGTCGCGCCTGCGCAAGGTCATCGCCAAGCGCATGGTCGAGTCCCTCGACACCTCCGCCCAGCTCACCACGGTCATCGAGGTGGACGTCACGCGGATCGCCAAGCTCCGCGCCCGGGCGAAGAACAGCTTCCAGGAGCGGGAGGGCGTCAAGCTCACCTACCTGCCGTTCTTCATCAAGGCCGCCACCGAGGCGCTCAAGGCCCACCCGGCCCTCAACGCCTCGATCGACGGCGACCAGGTCGTCTACCACGGCGAGGAGAACATCGGCATCGCGGTCGACACCCCGCGCGGCCTGCTCGTCCCGGTGATCAAGGAGGCCGGCGACCTCACGATCGCGGGCATCTCCAAGCGGGTCGCCGACCTCGCCGCCCGCACGCGGGACAACAAGGTCAAGCCGGACGAGCTCGGTGGCTCGACGTTCACCATCACGAACCTCGGCTCCAACGGCGCCCTGTTCGACACCCCGATCATCAACCAGCCCGAGGTCGCGATCCTCGGCGTGGGCGCGATCGTCAAGCGTCCCGTCGTCGTCACCGACACCGACGGCAACGAGACGATCGGCATCCGCTCCATGGTCTACCTGCCCCTTACCTACGACCACCGCCTGGTCGACGGTGCGGACGCGGGCCGCTTCATGCAGACGATCAAGAAGCGTCTGGAGGAGGGCGCCTTCGAGGCCGAGCTCGGTCTCTGA
- a CDS encoding protein kinase domain-containing protein, with translation MARRRPVPATAAAGTVRAPEVAGLALHGPVGHGAGGAVWAARDGGGRDVVVSVLSLPEGAAGTAQLRRLAALRHGTHPHLARVRQVLPLDGGRCAVVSDRVPGPTLATVLAARGSLDPPELAALLAAVGSGLGHLHERGVVHGDVSPANVVVSGDGVPVLVDLAGRAAPELGTPGFVPPERDRRGAAGAPGDVWALARLVLAAAGGSAGPRLPVLLAGALDADPSRRPAARDLASRAPEIAAAEPVRLPPAAVLAQARMRDDAAPTRRRPDTRRRARAAARTMPAGAGRAVPARRGRTGGQQVTDGREARRTPQARHAGRRSHISPWPRAGAVLGALGLLIGVVVWSAPGERGGGYGHRPSAPPATAPVTDALADLVARRDRALVQGDTAALAATTVPGGPAAQEDEALLDLLEGSATTLEDLRTEVVAVEHVTPAPGGTALDAVLVQHPHERRVGGATVDVAAQEPRCTRLVLTADSGQWRILRTEPCP, from the coding sequence ATGGCACGACGACGGCCGGTCCCGGCCACTGCCGCGGCGGGGACCGTGCGTGCCCCCGAGGTGGCCGGGCTCGCGCTGCACGGGCCGGTCGGGCACGGCGCCGGCGGGGCGGTGTGGGCGGCGCGCGACGGCGGCGGGCGTGACGTCGTCGTCAGCGTGCTGTCGTTGCCCGAGGGCGCGGCGGGCACCGCGCAGCTGCGGCGGCTCGCGGCCCTGCGGCACGGGACCCATCCGCACCTCGCGCGGGTCCGCCAGGTCCTCCCGCTGGACGGCGGGCGGTGCGCGGTGGTGAGCGACCGCGTGCCCGGGCCCACGCTCGCGACCGTCCTCGCCGCCCGCGGCTCGCTGGACCCGCCCGAGCTCGCGGCCCTGCTCGCCGCGGTGGGCAGCGGGCTCGGGCACCTGCACGAGCGTGGTGTCGTCCACGGCGACGTGTCGCCCGCGAACGTCGTCGTCAGCGGCGACGGCGTCCCGGTGCTGGTGGACCTCGCGGGCCGCGCCGCTCCGGAGCTCGGGACGCCCGGGTTCGTCCCACCCGAGCGGGACCGGCGCGGCGCGGCCGGGGCACCTGGGGACGTGTGGGCCCTCGCGCGGCTCGTGCTCGCGGCCGCCGGCGGGTCCGCGGGCCCTCGGCTGCCGGTGCTCCTCGCCGGCGCGCTGGACGCCGATCCCTCCCGCCGTCCCGCTGCCCGCGACCTCGCCAGCCGCGCGCCCGAGATCGCCGCTGCCGAGCCGGTCCGCCTCCCGCCTGCCGCCGTCCTCGCCCAGGCGCGGATGCGTGACGACGCCGCGCCCACCCGGCGGCGCCCGGACACCCGCCGTCGCGCCCGCGCCGCAGCCCGGACGATGCCTGCGGGAGCCGGTCGGGCAGTCCCCGCCCGCCGCGGCCGGACGGGAGGGCAGCAGGTGACCGACGGACGGGAGGCCCGGCGGACGCCGCAGGCACGGCACGCAGGCCGCCGCAGCCACATCTCGCCCTGGCCGCGTGCGGGGGCCGTGCTCGGGGCGCTCGGCCTGCTCATCGGCGTCGTCGTCTGGTCCGCGCCGGGGGAGAGAGGCGGCGGTTACGGGCACCGCCCCTCCGCGCCGCCCGCCACGGCACCGGTCACCGACGCCCTCGCCGACCTGGTCGCCCGCCGGGACCGTGCCCTCGTCCAGGGCGACACCGCGGCCCTGGCGGCCACCACCGTGCCGGGCGGTCCCGCAGCCCAGGAGGACGAGGCGCTCCTCGACCTGCTCGAGGGCAGCGCGACCACCCTGGAGGACCTGCGCACCGAGGTCGTCGCCGTCGAGCACGTGACCCCGGCGCCCGGGGGCACGGCCCTGGACGCCGTCCTCGTCCAGCACCCCCACGAGCGACGGGTCGGCGGGGCGACGGTCGACGTCGCGGCGCAGGAGCCCCGCTGCACCAGGCTCGTCCTCACCGCCGACTCCGGGCAGTGGCGCATCCTGCGCACCGAGCCGTGCCCGTGA
- a CDS encoding DUF4191 domain-containing protein, translating into MALRRQKKDAAEGVAPKPKKKRWYHQLWEVFQMTREAQPSITWWLLGSFFGILALGVAIGFAVGHPVYVTLLSLPVALIVVMMLLSRRAERAAYSRIEGTPGAAGSALGTIRRGWNIEEQPVAVDPRTQDVVFRAVGRPGVVLIGEGPSHRVQRLLESEKRKVARVAPNVTVHLIQVGREEGQVPLPKLTKKIQRLKPTLTKAEVAAVAKRLRALQSSRPPIPKGVDPMRARPDRKGMRGR; encoded by the coding sequence ATGGCCCTGAGACGACAGAAGAAGGACGCCGCCGAGGGCGTCGCGCCGAAGCCGAAGAAGAAGCGCTGGTACCACCAGCTGTGGGAAGTCTTCCAGATGACCCGCGAGGCGCAGCCCTCGATCACCTGGTGGCTCCTCGGTTCGTTCTTCGGGATCCTCGCGCTGGGCGTGGCGATCGGCTTCGCCGTCGGCCACCCCGTCTACGTCACGCTGCTCAGCCTCCCGGTCGCGCTCATCGTCGTCATGATGCTGCTGTCGCGCCGCGCCGAGCGTGCCGCCTACTCGCGCATCGAGGGCACCCCCGGCGCCGCCGGCTCGGCGCTCGGGACCATCCGGCGCGGCTGGAACATCGAGGAGCAGCCGGTCGCGGTCGACCCGCGCACCCAGGACGTCGTCTTCCGCGCCGTCGGGCGCCCGGGCGTCGTGCTCATCGGCGAGGGCCCGAGCCACCGCGTGCAGCGGCTCCTGGAGAGTGAGAAGCGCAAGGTCGCGCGCGTCGCGCCGAACGTCACCGTGCACCTCATCCAGGTCGGCCGGGAGGAGGGCCAGGTCCCGCTCCCCAAGCTCACGAAGAAGATCCAGCGCCTCAAGCCGACCCTGACCAAGGCCGAGGTGGCCGCCGTCGCCAAGCGTCTGCGCGCCCTGCAGTCCTCCCGCCCCCCGATCCCCAAGGGCGTGGACCCGATGCGGGCGCGCCCCGACCGCAAGGGCATGCGCGGACGCTGA
- a CDS encoding RDD family protein, with protein MTRAGLGRRVVALAVDWAIANAISAGFLDNDPLATLGVFAVMTWLLLATRGATIGHTLLGLQVCTVDGGPVSPLQALIRTVSLCVVVPAVVWGLDGRGLHEVWAGTTIVRRWALRTPSSTSA; from the coding sequence ATGACCCGCGCCGGGCTCGGCCGCCGCGTCGTCGCCCTCGCCGTCGACTGGGCCATCGCGAACGCGATCTCCGCCGGCTTCCTCGACAACGACCCCCTGGCGACCCTCGGCGTGTTCGCGGTCATGACCTGGCTGCTGCTCGCCACCCGGGGCGCGACCATCGGTCACACCCTCCTCGGCCTGCAGGTCTGCACGGTCGACGGCGGGCCGGTGAGCCCGCTGCAGGCGCTCATCCGGACCGTGAGCCTGTGCGTCGTCGTCCCCGCCGTCGTGTGGGGTCTGGACGGGCGAGGTCTGCACGAGGTCTGGGCCGGGACGACGATCGTCCGACGCTGGGCCCTCCGCACACCGTCGTCGACATCTGCGTAA
- the glnA gene encoding type I glutamate--ammonia ligase has protein sequence MFKNAEEAIAFTREEDVKFVDVRFCDLPGVMQHFNIPVAAFTEDAFTDGLMFDGSSIRGFQAIHESDMKLIPDVTSAFVDPFRKEKTLVVNFSIVDPFTDEAYSRDPRNIAAKAEAYLRSTGIADTVYFGAEAEFYIFDDVRFATNQHSSFYHINSNEAAWNTGREEEGGNLGYKTRYKGGYFPVSPNDQMADLRDSMVTLLQQVGLEVERAHHEVGTAGQQEINYRFDTLRAAADDVMKFKYVIKNAAWEAGKTATFMPKPIFGDNGSGMHSHQSLWKDGKPLFFDERGYGGLSDLARWYIGGLLKHAPALLAFTNPSVNSFHRLVPGFEAPVNLVYSARNRSACIRIPVTGTSPKAKRIEFRVPDPSANPYLAFSAMLMAGIDGIRNRIEPPEPIDKDLYELPPEEHAQIEQVPDSLQGALLALEADHDFLTEGDVFTPDLISTWIEYKRSQEIDPLRLRPHPHEFELYFDI, from the coding sequence ATGTTCAAGAACGCCGAGGAGGCCATCGCCTTCACTCGCGAGGAGGACGTCAAGTTCGTCGACGTCCGCTTCTGCGACCTGCCGGGTGTCATGCAGCACTTCAACATCCCGGTCGCGGCCTTCACCGAGGACGCCTTCACCGACGGCCTGATGTTCGACGGATCCTCCATCCGAGGCTTCCAGGCCATCCACGAGTCGGACATGAAGCTGATCCCGGACGTCACGAGCGCGTTCGTCGACCCGTTCCGCAAGGAGAAGACGCTCGTCGTCAACTTCTCCATCGTCGACCCCTTCACCGACGAGGCCTACTCCCGCGACCCGCGCAACATCGCCGCCAAGGCGGAGGCGTACCTGCGCAGCACCGGCATCGCCGACACGGTGTACTTCGGCGCCGAGGCCGAGTTCTACATCTTCGACGACGTCCGCTTCGCGACGAACCAGCACTCGAGCTTCTACCACATCAACTCCAACGAGGCCGCGTGGAACACCGGCCGCGAGGAGGAGGGCGGGAACCTCGGGTACAAGACCCGCTACAAGGGCGGTTACTTCCCCGTCTCCCCCAACGACCAGATGGCCGACCTGCGCGACTCCATGGTCACCCTGCTGCAGCAGGTGGGCCTCGAGGTCGAGCGCGCCCACCACGAGGTCGGCACCGCGGGTCAGCAGGAGATCAACTACCGCTTCGACACGCTGCGCGCCGCCGCGGACGACGTCATGAAGTTCAAGTACGTCATCAAGAACGCGGCGTGGGAGGCCGGCAAGACGGCGACCTTCATGCCCAAGCCGATCTTCGGTGACAACGGCTCGGGCATGCACTCCCACCAGAGCCTGTGGAAGGACGGCAAGCCGCTGTTCTTCGACGAGCGCGGCTACGGCGGGCTGTCGGACCTGGCCCGCTGGTACATCGGCGGTCTGCTCAAGCACGCGCCGGCGCTGCTCGCGTTCACCAACCCGTCGGTCAACTCCTTCCACCGCCTCGTGCCGGGCTTCGAGGCGCCGGTCAACCTCGTGTACTCGGCGCGCAACCGCTCCGCGTGCATCCGCATCCCCGTGACGGGCACCTCGCCCAAGGCCAAGCGCATCGAGTTCCGCGTGCCGGACCCGTCCGCGAACCCCTACCTCGCGTTCTCCGCGATGCTCATGGCCGGCATCGACGGCATCCGCAACCGCATCGAGCCGCCGGAGCCGATCGACAAGGACCTCTACGAGCTGCCGCCGGAGGAGCACGCCCAGATCGAGCAGGTGCCGGACTCCCTCCAGGGTGCGCTCCTCGCCCTCGAGGCCGACCACGACTTCCTCACCGAGGGCGACGTGTTCACCCCGGACCTCATCTCGACGTGGATCGAGTACAAGCGCAGCCAGGAGATCGACCCGCTGCGCCTGCGTCCCCACCCGCACGAGTTCGAGCTCTACTTCGACATCTGA
- a CDS encoding metallophosphoesterase family protein → MRVLLLADTHVPKRARELPTQVWQEVDAADLVVHAGDWVVPELLDELEERAAAVLACWGNNDGAELRRRLPEVARAELAGVRIAVVHETGQARGREERMRAAFPDTDLLVFGHSHIPWDTTAGGLRLLNPGSPTDRRRQPFCTCMTLTLDGGEVRDVVLHHLPPRVSTARA, encoded by the coding sequence ATGCGCGTCCTCCTCCTCGCTGACACCCACGTCCCGAAACGGGCCCGTGAGCTGCCAACGCAGGTGTGGCAGGAGGTCGACGCCGCGGACCTCGTCGTCCACGCCGGGGACTGGGTGGTCCCCGAGCTGCTCGACGAGCTCGAGGAGCGCGCCGCCGCCGTGCTGGCCTGCTGGGGCAACAACGACGGAGCCGAGCTGCGCCGTCGTCTCCCCGAGGTGGCACGGGCCGAGCTCGCGGGCGTACGCATCGCCGTCGTCCACGAGACCGGCCAGGCCCGCGGCCGCGAGGAGCGGATGCGCGCCGCCTTCCCGGACACCGACCTGCTCGTCTTCGGGCACAGCCACATCCCGTGGGACACGACGGCCGGCGGCCTGCGCCTGCTCAACCCCGGCTCCCCGACCGACCGGCGCCGCCAGCCGTTCTGCACCTGCATGACGCTCACGCTGGACGGCGGTGAGGTCCGCGACGTCGTCCTCCACCACCTGCCCCCACGGGTGAGCACCGCCCGGGCATGA
- a CDS encoding GNAT family N-acetyltransferase encodes MNVETAPALLRPVRTERLTLRPATPEDADAVWAYRRLDEVNEWITSRPGPLEEYRAHFGDPARVAFTAVIQLGHGPQAPVIGDLMLRREDGWGQTEVEDRAVGTQGEVGWALDPAHTGRGYATEAVRELLRVAFEDHGLRRVVANCFADNESSWRLMERLGMRRETHAVRDSLHRDGRWLDSFVYALLAEEWRAGATQA; translated from the coding sequence ATGAACGTCGAGACCGCCCCGGCGCTGCTGCGCCCGGTGCGCACCGAGCGGCTCACCCTGCGCCCTGCGACCCCCGAGGACGCCGACGCGGTCTGGGCCTACCGCCGGCTCGACGAGGTCAACGAGTGGATCACCAGCCGCCCCGGGCCCCTCGAGGAGTACCGCGCGCACTTCGGCGACCCGGCACGGGTGGCGTTCACCGCGGTCATCCAGCTCGGCCACGGTCCCCAGGCGCCGGTCATCGGGGACCTCATGCTCCGCCGTGAGGACGGCTGGGGGCAGACGGAGGTCGAGGACCGGGCGGTCGGGACGCAGGGAGAGGTCGGCTGGGCGCTCGACCCCGCCCACACCGGGCGGGGCTACGCCACGGAGGCCGTCCGCGAGCTGCTGCGCGTGGCCTTCGAGGACCACGGGTTGCGCCGGGTGGTGGCGAACTGCTTCGCGGACAACGAGTCGTCCTGGCGCCTCATGGAGCGCCTCGGCATGCGCCGCGAGACGCACGCCGTCCGCGACTCCCTCCACCGTGACGGTCGCTGGCTCGACTCCTTCGTCTACGCGCTCCTCGCCGAGGAGTGGCGCGCCGGGGCGACGCAGGCGTAG
- a CDS encoding histidine phosphatase family protein produces MRLILIRHGQTSSNVGGLLDTGEPGAHLTELGREQAAAVARTLADERIDAVYASTLVRTQQTAEPLLAERGLELRVRDGIREISAGDLEMRGDDEAVRAYVGTIFGWAQDPDRRLPGGESGHEVWQRYDDVVAEAHAEGVGTVVMFSHGAVIRSWTAVRAENVTAEHAAYNPLSNTGVVVLEGSPREGWWAHLWEGEPLGGERVEDTAHDGPAAEPAPHAVGR; encoded by the coding sequence ATGCGACTCATCCTCATCCGTCACGGACAGACCAGCTCGAACGTCGGGGGCCTGCTCGACACGGGCGAGCCCGGCGCGCACCTCACCGAGCTCGGACGCGAGCAGGCCGCGGCCGTCGCGCGCACCCTGGCCGACGAGCGCATCGATGCCGTCTACGCCTCGACGCTCGTGCGCACCCAGCAGACGGCCGAGCCGCTGCTCGCCGAGCGTGGTCTGGAGCTGCGGGTGCGCGACGGGATCCGCGAGATCAGCGCGGGTGACCTGGAGATGCGCGGGGACGATGAGGCGGTCCGTGCCTACGTCGGCACGATCTTCGGCTGGGCGCAGGACCCCGACCGGCGCCTGCCGGGTGGCGAGAGCGGCCACGAGGTGTGGCAGCGCTACGACGACGTCGTCGCCGAGGCCCACGCCGAGGGTGTCGGCACGGTGGTGATGTTCAGCCACGGGGCGGTCATCCGGTCCTGGACGGCGGTGCGCGCGGAGAATGTCACCGCGGAGCACGCGGCGTACAACCCGCTGAGCAACACCGGCGTCGTCGTCCTCGAGGGGAGTCCGCGCGAGGGCTGGTGGGCCCACCTGTGGGAGGGCGAGCCGCTCGGCGGTGAGCGGGTCGAGGACACGGCGCACGACGGACCGGCCGCCGAGCCGGCGCCGCACGCGGTCGGGCGGTGA